A stretch of the Candidatus Nealsonbacteria bacterium genome encodes the following:
- a CDS encoding glutaredoxin family protein, whose protein sequence is MPNVTIYTTPTCPYCTMAKEFFKDNKIEYTEIDVSKDSEAAKAMVEKSGQMSVPVITVGNNGEENVIVGFQQEELSRALGISSSAKIDIEVGDKL, encoded by the coding sequence TGCCAAATGTAACTATTTACACAACGCCAACTTGCCCTTATTGCACGATGGCTAAAGAATTCTTTAAAGACAATAAGATTGAATACACAGAAATTGATGTTTCTAAAGACAGCGAAGCAGCTAAGGCGATGGTTGAAAAATCCGGCCAAATGAGTGTACCCGTAATTACCGTTGGAAACAATGGCGAAGAAAATGTCATCGTTGGTTTTCAACAGGAAGAACTTTCCAGGGCCCTGGGAATTAGTTCATCAGCGAAGATAGACATAGAAGTCGGAGATAAGCTATAA